Proteins encoded within one genomic window of Halomonas sp. YLGW01:
- a CDS encoding helix-turn-helix transcriptional regulator, translating to MSYGTEELAARLKAAREAKGLNQRELSALAGVPQSHISKIENNAVDLRVSSLSSIAHALDLELVLVPRKALPAVQSITRNVARAPVVNAESQRELDRIREKVNALATHASGANFDNLQRRIREITQIRSQIDPEILQKVRGIIESIESSASNEAVNRAADTIRSLRNQLAHRGVSHEKPRAPRPAYRLEEDQDG from the coding sequence ATGAGTTATGGAACGGAAGAACTGGCTGCACGTCTCAAGGCCGCACGAGAAGCCAAAGGGCTCAACCAGCGGGAACTGAGCGCGCTTGCCGGTGTGCCGCAGTCGCACATCTCGAAGATCGAGAACAATGCCGTTGACCTGCGCGTCTCAAGCCTTTCCTCTATCGCCCACGCGCTGGACTTGGAGTTGGTGCTAGTACCCCGCAAGGCGCTTCCGGCTGTCCAGTCAATCACCCGCAACGTCGCCCGCGCGCCGGTCGTCAACGCCGAATCACAGCGGGAGCTCGACCGTATCCGCGAAAAGGTCAATGCCCTCGCAACCCATGCCTCCGGCGCGAACTTCGATAATCTTCAGCGCCGCATCCGCGAGATCACCCAAATTCGCAGCCAGATTGACCCCGAAATTTTGCAAAAGGTACGAGGCATTATCGAGTCTATCGAGTCCTCAGCCAGCAATGAGGCCGTTAATCGGGCCGCAGACACTATCCGCTCCCTGCGTAACCAGCTTGCCCATCGCGGCGTGTCCCATGAGAAGCCGCGCGCCCCAAGGCCGGCCTATCGGCTGGAGGAGGATCAAGATGGCTGA
- a CDS encoding antitoxin MazE family protein has protein sequence MVATNDVNNRVKKHRGALRAAGLRPIQIWVPDTRQPGFAEEAHRQCALVAAADAGDRDLQDFMDAALLDLDLDDEGDA, from the coding sequence ATGGTGGCTACGAACGATGTAAACAACAGGGTGAAGAAGCACCGCGGCGCCTTGCGAGCGGCCGGCCTGCGCCCGATCCAAATCTGGGTCCCGGACACTCGACAACCCGGCTTCGCCGAAGAGGCTCACCGTCAGTGCGCTCTCGTGGCAGCTGCCGACGCCGGGGATCGCGACCTGCAGGACTTCATGGACGCGGCTCTGCTGGATCTTGACCTGGATGACGAGGGTGACGCATGA
- a CDS encoding site-specific integrase, whose protein sequence is MLKLNAHSLLGQWKEERHPLLRPHRENDTRWLVAAALESATASGLMLDLQAVKTLEKDFFQWRQETGRSISHRQAQCRVTRVLQSLNEQPHITAVLPPRPVRSHRETAMPRRGDTLVQTHRTMALDRHLLTWARQHNTRDAWLFVLAVRLVTRIGLGEPVLLGTLSQLTRRHVDNQWLTLPSHPDSALPDGAHYRLKMPSAVWIPLRAILNRCTGENDTWLLAPTGKALEKRISREKNLRERLNAGAVQCLQEMYGHTDKHKWEGLRSWTSIYRGGRYAQVLNGVPPLWAGLLHHYPLPSDTPIPLLADTDAHHHQPGARYGPLNSTQTPAPLPTLGNETQSPGVYELDLSYLPADWPRQIKRRLSQFLTDASGLSSSQRLYADRYAEDLQQLLAHYERLITELIGHNGSYAQWLLHWAYHLLRVDRNKLSTARTYISRITPITMLLHEGTLNLADWDDELVEEIKAGTLSEQSWKDTTIGAYSQTLGQFIRFCQNHGMLEEVTPPMKERGQSVSTLRTRILTPGHFLSLWHGLAHQYAIGERRQLLALIMALGFYGGLRASEILALTLSDVVIGEEKGKRTCWVEVLGGKTPAARRRIALHVMAPPSVVETLGEWVEYRKSSCGGGHKISDVALFGPDYNPDAFTRRALITPVIEWMRKVLGEGVDFHGLRHAAVSWTLLRLHAAQTPTFADTLFHRYDWMFSEEALATLLNHFCGAEGEDAIARGTMIYRVAKWIGHRDPSTLLQHYAHVLGLIHSDILTHSSTGK, encoded by the coding sequence ATGCTGAAGCTCAACGCGCACTCACTGCTAGGGCAATGGAAAGAAGAGCGCCATCCCTTGCTAAGGCCTCATCGCGAGAATGACACTCGCTGGCTCGTTGCGGCTGCGCTCGAGTCCGCCACCGCCAGTGGATTAATGCTGGACCTTCAGGCGGTCAAAACATTAGAAAAAGATTTCTTTCAATGGCGACAAGAAACTGGACGTAGCATCTCCCATCGCCAAGCCCAATGCCGAGTCACGCGCGTGCTGCAATCACTCAATGAGCAGCCACATATTACAGCCGTATTACCCCCACGTCCGGTTCGCTCTCATCGCGAGACAGCCATGCCCCGCCGAGGCGATACACTTGTCCAAACTCATAGAACGATGGCGCTGGATCGCCATCTGCTAACCTGGGCCCGCCAACATAACACCCGTGATGCCTGGTTATTCGTCCTTGCCGTCCGGTTGGTCACACGCATTGGGCTGGGAGAACCTGTTCTGTTGGGCACACTTTCCCAATTAACCCGTCGTCATGTCGACAACCAGTGGCTGACACTGCCCTCCCATCCCGATTCTGCACTGCCAGATGGCGCACATTACCGCCTTAAAATGCCAAGCGCTGTATGGATTCCGCTGCGAGCTATACTGAACCGCTGCACAGGGGAAAACGATACTTGGTTACTTGCCCCTACAGGCAAAGCCCTGGAAAAACGTATCAGCCGTGAAAAAAATTTGCGCGAACGCCTCAACGCCGGCGCTGTGCAATGTTTACAAGAAATGTACGGCCATACTGACAAACATAAATGGGAAGGGCTAAGGTCCTGGACATCGATTTACCGAGGAGGTCGCTATGCGCAGGTACTGAACGGTGTTCCGCCATTATGGGCAGGCCTTCTCCATCACTATCCGCTCCCTAGCGATACCCCCATACCACTTCTCGCTGATACTGATGCACACCACCATCAGCCTGGTGCGCGTTATGGGCCTCTCAACTCGACACAAACGCCAGCCCCCCTGCCAACACTGGGCAATGAGACTCAGTCACCCGGCGTTTACGAGCTGGATCTGTCATACCTGCCCGCGGACTGGCCTCGGCAGATTAAACGGCGCCTAAGTCAATTCCTCACCGATGCAAGTGGTCTCAGCTCCAGTCAGCGACTTTATGCTGACCGATACGCGGAAGACCTTCAGCAACTACTAGCCCATTACGAGCGCTTGATCACCGAACTAATCGGTCACAATGGCAGCTATGCTCAATGGCTCCTGCACTGGGCTTACCACTTATTACGTGTCGACCGAAACAAGCTATCGACAGCACGCACGTACATTTCACGAATCACTCCGATAACTATGTTGCTGCATGAAGGAACATTGAATCTTGCTGACTGGGACGACGAACTGGTAGAAGAAATAAAGGCGGGCACACTCAGCGAGCAATCTTGGAAAGACACTACAATAGGGGCTTATAGTCAAACACTTGGACAATTCATTCGGTTCTGTCAGAACCACGGCATGCTCGAGGAAGTGACGCCACCAATGAAGGAGCGGGGACAGAGCGTCAGCACGCTGCGCACGCGCATCCTGACACCAGGCCACTTCCTTAGCCTATGGCATGGCCTTGCCCACCAGTACGCCATCGGCGAGCGACGACAATTACTCGCGCTGATCATGGCGCTGGGATTCTATGGAGGGCTACGCGCTTCCGAGATCCTGGCGCTGACGCTCAGTGATGTGGTGATCGGCGAAGAGAAAGGAAAACGGACATGCTGGGTAGAAGTGTTGGGAGGGAAAACCCCGGCAGCACGAAGGCGCATCGCCTTGCACGTAATGGCTCCGCCATCAGTAGTAGAAACTTTGGGCGAATGGGTAGAGTACCGGAAGTCGAGCTGTGGCGGAGGGCATAAAATCAGTGACGTGGCGCTATTCGGCCCAGACTATAATCCAGATGCCTTTACTCGTCGTGCACTGATCACGCCGGTGATCGAGTGGATGCGAAAGGTATTGGGTGAAGGGGTCGATTTCCATGGCCTTCGTCATGCGGCGGTATCGTGGACGTTGCTAAGGCTGCATGCTGCTCAAACGCCGACATTCGCCGATACGCTTTTTCACCGCTACGACTGGATGTTTTCTGAGGAAGCGCTGGCGACTTTACTGAATCACTTTTGCGGGGCGGAAGGCGAAGATGCGATCGCCCGTGGAACGATGATTTACCGCGTAGCTAAGTGGATCGGGCATCGCGACCCTTCCACATTGCTACAACATTATGCTCATGTGCTTGGTCTCATCCATAGCGATATTCTCACACACTCATCGACTGGCAAGTGA
- a CDS encoding HipA domain-containing protein translates to MADVSVLDVLLYGEPVGTLTHVGGDRTIFAFNEAYIDDSDRPTQGLAFKDEFGGLLTDFRAYQKRVMPFFSNLLPEGHLRKYLAESAGVNPEREFHLLWALGHDLPGAVTIKPADGEAWPPLGGKSSDAGITEDNRRENALRFSLAGVQLKFSAVLAPTGGLTIPASGVGGSWIVKLPSREFDGVPENEFSMMTLARLIGIDVPPIDLVDVGSIENLPEGVEKIGQRAFIIERFDRLSDGGAVHIEDFAQVFDVYAEHKYKTATLRNIAQVLAAETSDADIAEFIRRLVFCVLTGNGDMHMKNWSLIYPDRRNASLAPAYDLVSTIPYIPNDDMGLRISRTRAFSELTNDELEHLAVKAAIPEKLVLDTAHETVARFHQHWQAEKNNLPMIPDVRNAIDAHLKSLPIAR, encoded by the coding sequence ATGGCTGATGTTTCTGTCCTTGATGTCCTGCTCTACGGGGAACCCGTCGGCACTCTTACCCATGTCGGCGGAGACCGGACGATTTTCGCCTTTAATGAAGCCTATATCGACGATTCTGACAGGCCGACCCAGGGACTGGCCTTCAAGGATGAATTCGGCGGACTGCTGACGGACTTCCGGGCCTACCAGAAGCGTGTAATGCCCTTTTTCTCGAATCTGCTGCCCGAAGGTCATCTGCGCAAGTACCTTGCGGAGAGTGCGGGGGTCAATCCCGAGCGTGAGTTTCATCTACTCTGGGCACTGGGTCACGACCTGCCAGGTGCGGTCACGATCAAACCCGCTGACGGCGAGGCATGGCCGCCGCTTGGTGGTAAGAGTAGCGATGCCGGTATCACCGAAGATAACCGCCGCGAGAACGCCTTGCGGTTCTCGCTTGCAGGGGTGCAGCTTAAATTCTCGGCAGTTCTCGCACCGACGGGCGGCCTGACGATTCCCGCCTCCGGTGTTGGTGGCTCATGGATCGTGAAACTCCCATCGCGCGAGTTCGACGGCGTTCCTGAAAACGAATTTTCTATGATGACGCTTGCGCGCCTTATCGGAATAGACGTCCCGCCGATTGATCTTGTCGATGTCGGCAGCATCGAAAATCTGCCTGAGGGAGTCGAGAAAATCGGCCAAAGGGCCTTCATTATCGAACGGTTCGACAGGCTGTCTGACGGCGGTGCCGTCCATATCGAGGATTTTGCGCAGGTCTTCGATGTCTATGCCGAGCATAAATACAAAACGGCGACCTTGCGCAATATCGCACAGGTGCTCGCCGCCGAGACCAGCGACGCCGATATCGCTGAATTCATCCGACGGCTGGTGTTCTGCGTTCTGACCGGAAACGGCGATATGCACATGAAGAACTGGTCACTCATTTATCCCGATCGGCGAAACGCCTCGCTCGCTCCGGCCTATGATCTTGTCTCGACTATTCCCTACATCCCCAACGACGATATGGGACTTAGGATCAGCCGGACCCGAGCGTTTTCAGAGCTGACCAATGACGAACTTGAGCATTTGGCAGTAAAGGCCGCCATTCCCGAAAAGCTTGTTCTAGATACGGCTCACGAAACAGTTGCGCGATTCCACCAGCACTGGCAAGCCGAAAAAAACAATCTCCCGATGATACCGGATGTGCGCAACGCTATCGATGCGCATCTCAAGAGTCTCCCGATAGCACGATAG
- the galE gene encoding UDP-glucose 4-epimerase GalE, giving the protein MSILVTGGAGYIGSHMVLSLLEHDHDVVVLDSLVNSSLEALRRVESITGKSLRFIEGDIRDRELLDRLFAEHNISDVLHFAGLKAVGKSVEQPLHYFDNNVSGTLALCQAMEAAGVRRLVFSSSATVYGEVGTMPIHEGLPTGTPTNPYGRSKLMVEEVLKDLVKSDSRWSIALLRYFNPVGAHESGLIGEDPNDIPNNLVPFISQVAIGRREVLSVYGNDYPTPDGTGVRDYIHVSDLVDGHLCAMQAIARQPGIGIWNLGTGQGYSVLNMIQAFEEASGRDVPYNIALRRDGDIPECWADPSKAERELGWKAKRNLDAMMHDTWRWQVNNPEGYRS; this is encoded by the coding sequence ATGTCCATTCTCGTGACTGGTGGTGCCGGCTATATCGGCTCTCATATGGTGCTTTCCCTGCTGGAGCATGATCATGATGTGGTGGTGTTGGATAGCCTAGTGAATTCCTCCCTTGAGGCATTGCGTCGGGTGGAGAGCATCACTGGTAAGTCTTTACGCTTTATTGAAGGGGACATCCGCGATCGTGAGTTGCTGGATCGGCTATTTGCAGAGCACAACATCTCGGATGTGTTGCATTTCGCAGGGCTGAAAGCGGTGGGGAAAAGTGTCGAGCAGCCGTTACATTATTTCGATAATAACGTTAGCGGTACTTTGGCCCTTTGCCAGGCGATGGAGGCCGCCGGCGTTAGGCGGCTGGTGTTCAGTTCTTCAGCTACCGTGTATGGCGAAGTAGGCACCATGCCCATACACGAAGGTCTGCCAACCGGCACGCCGACTAACCCTTATGGTCGGTCCAAACTAATGGTGGAGGAAGTGTTAAAAGACCTTGTCAAGTCAGATTCTCGTTGGTCGATTGCACTGTTGCGCTATTTCAACCCGGTGGGAGCTCACGAGAGCGGCTTGATTGGAGAAGATCCTAACGACATTCCAAATAATCTGGTTCCGTTCATTTCCCAGGTCGCCATAGGTCGTCGTGAAGTGCTTTCCGTCTATGGTAACGATTACCCAACGCCTGATGGTACCGGCGTGCGTGATTATATCCACGTGAGTGATCTGGTAGATGGTCATCTATGCGCCATGCAGGCCATTGCCAGGCAGCCTGGGATTGGCATCTGGAACTTGGGAACAGGTCAAGGGTATTCCGTGCTCAATATGATTCAGGCTTTCGAGGAGGCATCAGGCAGAGATGTCCCGTACAACATCGCACTACGCCGTGACGGTGATATTCCTGAGTGCTGGGCGGATCCTTCCAAGGCTGAGCGTGAGCTGGGGTGGAAGGCCAAGAGAAACCTGGATGCCATGATGCATGATACATGGCGCTGGCAGGTCAATAACCCAGAAGGCTATCGATCTTAA
- a CDS encoding sugar transferase: protein MDVTYPYERRHSRWYEKALLALPFQLIVGLSFVLLLPSLERWGWGFWHAMNEVRSNTLLAIALSFIATILTQRRLLRFPGSHIVSYIVPTVTSIFLVAIALLFFTREGYSRQVLFIGYLLTLAWCFAGYFIGIRYRRLKLAAVPFGATQYLQQTEGNEFRMLDAPDLNGVRFDGIVADLRSDELMPEWERFLARCTLCHIPVYHVKQISESITGRVQIEHLAENDFGSLLPSGVYSFFKRCFDIAAIVITAPITIPIMAFTAIAVKLDSPGPALFIQNRVGQGNKDYKIYKFRSMCRDSEKDGAKLAQSDDMRVTRVGKIIRKTRLDELPQFFNVIKGDMSLIGPRPEQRAFVEQFDEEIPFYTYRHVVKPGITGWAQVVQGYASDADDTRIKIQHDFYYIKHFSLWLDILILFKTIKTILTGFGAK, encoded by the coding sequence ATGGATGTGACATACCCTTACGAACGTCGCCACTCGCGGTGGTACGAAAAGGCCCTACTAGCCCTGCCATTCCAGCTGATAGTAGGGCTGTCATTTGTATTGCTTCTGCCAAGCCTGGAACGCTGGGGGTGGGGGTTCTGGCATGCTATGAATGAGGTTCGCAGCAATACACTGCTCGCGATTGCTCTATCTTTTATTGCTACTATTTTGACCCAGAGACGGCTGCTTCGCTTTCCTGGCTCGCATATTGTTTCGTATATAGTGCCAACGGTCACTAGTATTTTTCTAGTTGCCATTGCTCTGTTGTTCTTTACTCGTGAAGGGTATTCCCGCCAAGTGTTATTTATTGGCTATCTACTGACTTTGGCTTGGTGCTTCGCAGGCTATTTCATCGGGATACGATATCGCCGACTGAAGCTTGCAGCTGTTCCATTCGGAGCGACACAATATCTTCAGCAAACTGAAGGTAATGAATTTCGTATGCTAGATGCGCCAGACCTTAACGGGGTGCGCTTTGATGGTATCGTGGCAGATCTGCGTTCCGATGAACTGATGCCGGAATGGGAGAGGTTCCTAGCCCGCTGCACGCTTTGTCATATTCCTGTCTATCACGTGAAGCAAATTAGTGAATCAATCACTGGTAGGGTGCAAATAGAACATCTCGCTGAAAACGATTTTGGTTCGTTGCTGCCTTCTGGTGTTTACAGCTTCTTCAAGCGCTGCTTCGATATTGCAGCAATAGTGATAACGGCTCCCATCACCATTCCCATAATGGCGTTCACTGCCATCGCAGTTAAGCTGGATAGCCCTGGGCCAGCCCTATTCATTCAGAACCGCGTTGGTCAGGGCAATAAAGACTATAAAATCTACAAGTTCCGCAGCATGTGCCGGGATTCTGAAAAAGATGGGGCGAAACTGGCCCAGTCCGACGACATGCGGGTCACCCGGGTAGGTAAGATCATTCGCAAGACGAGGCTTGATGAGCTCCCCCAATTTTTCAATGTCATCAAGGGTGACATGAGTCTGATTGGGCCGCGACCGGAGCAGCGCGCCTTCGTCGAACAGTTTGATGAAGAGATCCCATTTTATACCTATCGCCATGTCGTAAAGCCGGGGATCACAGGCTGGGCGCAAGTGGTACAGGGATATGCCAGCGATGCCGACGATACTCGAATCAAAATTCAGCATGATTTTTATTACATCAAGCATTTTTCACTGTGGCTGGATATCCTGATCTTGTTCAAGACGATTAAGACGATCCTGACAGGATTTGGGGCCAAGTGA
- a CDS encoding tyrosine-type recombinase/integrase, translated as MSDHPLQHQVINIDYQERYGDVMPDQKEGLTPEAQRLLAESVSHNTIRAMRADIRVYLSAGFPLPATEPDIANFLSDQNKLGKKPATLIRYANSLHMWHRYMGVSSPARTMTIRSILRGIKKTRDMRQASAPALRLAELHVLLEALDRNTLRGLRDSALFALSFYGAFRRSEIVGLRVDDLDWQPKGVTIRIRYSKTNQAGRIENKSIMQATQETSYCPVTLLKAWLSTSGISRGAIFRSITLGDHIGSGPLTDQTVSDRMKVALEKTSLTDRGYTPHSFRAGFITEAHLRGKSDTQIKRISGHRSQRTFEQYIRIADEFEDHAGDFFS; from the coding sequence ATGTCAGATCATCCTCTTCAACATCAAGTTATCAATATTGACTATCAAGAACGATATGGCGACGTCATGCCCGACCAAAAGGAAGGGCTAACGCCAGAAGCACAACGTCTTCTGGCAGAGAGCGTGTCCCATAACACTATCCGGGCTATGCGTGCCGATATTCGGGTCTATTTATCAGCAGGATTCCCGTTGCCCGCGACCGAGCCAGATATCGCCAACTTCCTCTCGGATCAAAACAAACTCGGCAAAAAGCCAGCAACATTGATTCGCTACGCGAATTCACTGCACATGTGGCACCGATATATGGGAGTTTCCTCGCCAGCACGCACCATGACCATTCGCAGCATTCTGCGGGGCATCAAGAAAACGCGTGACATGCGGCAAGCATCAGCCCCCGCATTGAGGCTGGCGGAGTTACATGTCCTGCTTGAGGCCTTGGATCGCAATACACTGCGAGGCCTGAGAGATAGCGCCCTCTTTGCCTTGAGCTTTTATGGCGCCTTCAGGCGTAGCGAAATTGTTGGGTTACGTGTCGATGATCTCGACTGGCAACCTAAAGGGGTTACCATCAGGATACGCTATAGCAAAACTAATCAGGCCGGTAGAATCGAAAATAAAAGCATCATGCAGGCTACGCAGGAGACGAGTTATTGCCCGGTAACACTGCTAAAGGCATGGTTGAGTACTTCCGGCATTTCGCGAGGTGCGATCTTTCGAAGCATAACGCTCGGTGACCACATCGGTTCGGGCCCATTAACCGACCAAACGGTATCTGACCGAATGAAAGTAGCGCTTGAAAAAACGTCTCTGACAGATCGCGGCTATACGCCTCACAGCTTCAGGGCGGGCTTTATCACTGAAGCCCACCTTCGTGGAAAAAGCGACACTCAGATTAAGCGCATCAGCGGGCATCGTAGCCAGAGAACGTTCGAGCAATATATTCGGATTGCTGATGAATTTGAGGATCATGCCGGAGATTTTTTCAGCTGA
- a CDS encoding DEAD/DEAH box helicase family protein has product MNARKANMLLASNDRPSLRAWQARCIDQALQTLSDEHPHYLCQATPGAGKMLMAAVLAQELLQGDAIDYVIYLGPTTSVVERARDTLEKITGLAMHGRLGAGGAAFTYHALHHRLSELKHLCQQGRVMLVWDESHHAAGHSGGTSAANQWGVGLLALERQVRFTLALSGTPWRSDGGRLPLLRYLDTDEESALPEGGSDGTAIRQQLMPDFIYSLEEAIRDQVCRYPRVLLVDNRDIQLTAYHTQQQQRATQHYASIPHLLRHPAINYSGLLRHDEPLDHVLTLGCQRLAQLRQLDPDAAGLVVASDIAHAEDLTERLEDLGQSVCLITSKSYDAHNRLRAFRDSSAPWIVSVGMVSEGVDIPRLRVCCYLSHVRTEQHFRQVLGRIIRREGINDVDCYLYALNEPYLIRYARRIADDLPDDLASVTVSVTNPISSAAAAYDISRDTFPQEQTSTDTHAMAHEEPAGETIAENTTSSTTQISMGSSGDKTGSVDPDLAFSQAFIERLVALQLPSA; this is encoded by the coding sequence ATGAACGCCAGAAAAGCCAACATGCTGTTGGCCTCCAACGATCGGCCTTCCCTTCGCGCCTGGCAGGCTCGCTGCATCGACCAAGCACTGCAGACACTATCTGATGAGCACCCCCACTACCTTTGCCAAGCGACACCAGGCGCCGGCAAGATGTTGATGGCCGCTGTACTCGCCCAAGAACTGCTCCAAGGTGACGCCATCGACTATGTCATCTATCTAGGGCCAACCACCTCGGTCGTTGAACGAGCAAGGGATACCCTCGAGAAGATTACTGGCCTTGCCATGCATGGCCGACTGGGCGCTGGCGGTGCAGCTTTTACGTACCATGCGCTGCATCACCGTTTGTCGGAACTAAAACATCTGTGCCAGCAAGGGCGAGTAATGCTGGTATGGGACGAGAGCCATCATGCTGCTGGTCACAGCGGCGGAACGAGCGCCGCCAATCAATGGGGGGTGGGGCTACTGGCACTGGAACGTCAGGTACGTTTTACTCTGGCGCTGTCGGGTACGCCTTGGCGCTCGGATGGCGGCCGCTTGCCACTGCTCCGCTACCTAGACACAGATGAAGAAAGTGCCCTGCCCGAGGGCGGGTCAGACGGTACTGCCATTCGGCAACAACTGATGCCCGACTTTATCTATTCGCTCGAAGAGGCCATTCGCGATCAAGTCTGCCGTTACCCGCGTGTTCTCTTAGTAGACAATCGAGATATCCAACTCACGGCCTATCACACGCAGCAACAGCAACGTGCGACACAACACTACGCCAGCATTCCCCACTTGCTACGCCATCCTGCCATCAATTACTCAGGGTTGCTTCGGCATGACGAGCCTCTGGACCATGTGCTAACCCTTGGCTGCCAGCGTCTCGCTCAGCTTCGTCAACTTGATCCCGATGCTGCCGGTCTAGTGGTGGCATCTGACATTGCGCATGCGGAGGATTTAACCGAGCGCCTCGAGGATCTCGGCCAATCGGTTTGTCTCATAACCAGTAAATCGTATGATGCACACAACCGCTTACGCGCCTTTCGCGATTCGAGTGCCCCCTGGATCGTCTCGGTGGGCATGGTCAGTGAAGGCGTAGACATTCCCAGGCTGCGAGTATGCTGCTACCTCAGCCATGTACGAACCGAGCAACATTTCCGCCAAGTTTTGGGCCGCATCATCCGTCGAGAAGGCATCAACGATGTCGACTGTTATTTGTACGCGCTCAATGAACCATACCTGATACGCTATGCCCGCCGCATTGCTGATGACCTACCTGATGACCTGGCGTCTGTGACGGTGTCAGTTACCAACCCCATTTCATCCGCTGCAGCTGCATACGACATTTCTCGAGATACATTTCCACAAGAGCAGACATCAACTGACACTCATGCGATGGCTCATGAAGAGCCAGCTGGCGAAACCATTGCAGAGAACACTACCTCTTCAACGACGCAAATCAGCATGGGAAGTAGTGGCGATAAGACAGGATCAGTAGACCCTGACCTAGCGTTCTCTCAGGCCTTCATTGAAAGACTAGTGGCCCTACAACTACCTTCCGCTTAG
- a CDS encoding type II toxin-antitoxin system PemK/MazF family toxin: MRRGDLVTIALSGDFGKPRPALIVQSDQFAGTGSVTVLLLSRSRVNAPLIRLDVEPTPENGLHRRSQIMVDKPMTVKRERVGEYFGHLDDSAMVAVNRALAVFLGFA, encoded by the coding sequence ATGAGGCGTGGGGATCTCGTGACCATTGCCCTATCGGGTGATTTCGGTAAGCCGCGTCCCGCCCTCATCGTCCAGTCCGACCAGTTTGCCGGCACAGGCAGTGTGACGGTGCTGCTGCTCTCCAGAAGCCGGGTCAATGCACCGTTGATCCGCCTCGATGTTGAGCCCACCCCCGAGAACGGCTTGCACCGACGCTCCCAGATCATGGTGGACAAACCCATGACGGTGAAACGCGAGAGAGTTGGAGAGTACTTCGGTCACCTCGATGACAGCGCCATGGTCGCCGTCAACAGAGCGCTGGCCGTCTTCCTGGGCTTCGCGTGA